One genomic region from Leptolyngbyaceae cyanobacterium JSC-12 encodes:
- a CDS encoding putative-tyrosine phosphatase (IMG reference gene:2510097828~PFAM: Dual specificity phosphatase, catalytic domain), which translates to MMLCARAILSKAHSLNANWFCGTINDTKLYRLMNATLGIKAIVSVMDDPSNLDLYKQAEIPYRWLPTKGGTAPSPEQVQELQSFVDKQNQLGNAVAVHCTSGNRRTGTMLAAYLIQSGMLYDDAMHVIQTANPNAELREAQTNFLQALAKQ; encoded by the coding sequence ATGATGCTGTGTGCTAGAGCGATCCTGTCCAAAGCTCACAGTTTAAATGCCAATTGGTTTTGCGGCACAATCAACGATACTAAACTCTATCGCCTCATGAATGCCACTTTAGGGATTAAGGCGATTGTTTCGGTGATGGATGATCCGTCCAACCTCGATTTGTATAAGCAAGCGGAAATCCCCTATCGCTGGCTCCCCACGAAAGGCGGTACAGCCCCCAGTCCTGAGCAAGTTCAAGAGTTACAGAGCTTTGTGGATAAGCAGAATCAGCTTGGCAATGCTGTTGCAGTTCATTGCACCAGTGGCAATCGCCGTACGGGCACAATGCTAGCTGCCTATTTGATTCAGTCAGGAATGCTTTATGACGACGCGATGCACGTGATTCAAACAGCAAATCCCAACGCCGAACTGCGAGAAGCTCAAACCAACTTCTTGCAAGCTTTAGCCAAACAATGA
- a CDS encoding arsenate reductase, glutathione/glutaredoxin type (IMG reference gene:2510097829~PFAM: Low molecular weight phosphotyrosine protein phosphatase~TIGRFAM: arsenate reductase, glutathione/glutaredoxin type) encodes MKRVMFVCKKNSARSQMAEGFARHLGAGKIEVTSSGLEASQVHPEAIATMSDVGIDISSQTSKPLSDFDPEDFDVVISLCGCGVNLPPEWVTRDVFEDWQLDDPAEQPEIFPRVRDEVKERVIRLIESLDKTPVS; translated from the coding sequence ATGAAACGAGTCATGTTTGTATGCAAGAAAAACTCTGCCCGCTCTCAAATGGCAGAGGGATTTGCCAGGCACTTAGGTGCAGGCAAGATTGAGGTCACCAGTTCTGGCTTGGAAGCTAGCCAAGTGCATCCAGAAGCGATCGCAACGATGAGTGATGTTGGCATTGATATTTCTAGCCAAACTTCAAAACCATTAAGTGATTTTGATCCTGAAGATTTTGATGTTGTTATTTCATTATGTGGATGTGGAGTCAATCTACCTCCTGAATGGGTCACGCGGGATGTATTTGAAGATTGGCAATTAGATGATCCAGCTGAGCAACCAGAGATTTTCCCTAGAGTGCGAGATGAGGTGAAAGAACGAGTTATACGTTTAATCGAATCGCTGGATAAAACACCTGTGTCATGA
- a CDS encoding arsenical-resistance protein (IMG reference gene:2510097830~PFAM: Sodium Bile acid symporter family~TIGRFAM: arsenical-resistance protein) yields MGNRADMRSSAVQAGSDLSFFERYLTVWVFLCIIAGILLGRLFPGVASALDAMSVYQVSIPIAICLFFMMYPIMVKIDFTRAKQAVSAPKPVILTLVVNWLIKPFTMVVFAQFFLGWLFRPLIVGTEIIRGVEVPLANSYIAGAILLGIAPCTAMVLMWGYLCYGNQGHTLVMVAVNSLAMLFLYAPLGRWLLAANDLTVPWETIALSVLIYVGLPLIAGMYSRYWIFKYKGREWFEQKFLKYLSPIAISALLVTLVLLFAFKGELIVNNPLHILLIAVPLFIQTNFIFLISYVAAQRMKLAYEDAAPAALIGASNHFEVAIATAVVLFGLNSGAALATVVGVLIEVPVMLMLVEFCKRTAMWFPREPEKATLRDPRCVSSYR; encoded by the coding sequence ATGGGTAATAGAGCCGATATGCGTTCATCAGCCGTGCAAGCAGGGAGCGATCTCAGCTTTTTTGAACGCTACCTGACTGTTTGGGTGTTTCTCTGTATCATCGCAGGTATTTTACTGGGCAGATTGTTTCCAGGGGTGGCGTCTGCCCTCGATGCTATGAGTGTTTACCAGGTGTCGATCCCAATCGCCATTTGTTTGTTTTTCATGATGTATCCCATCATGGTGAAAATCGATTTTACCCGGGCAAAACAGGCGGTCAGCGCGCCTAAGCCTGTGATTCTCACCCTAGTAGTCAATTGGCTCATTAAGCCATTCACAATGGTAGTTTTTGCCCAGTTCTTTTTGGGGTGGCTGTTTCGTCCTTTGATTGTAGGGACAGAAATCATTCGGGGTGTAGAAGTTCCTTTGGCAAATTCTTATATTGCTGGGGCAATTTTGCTGGGTATTGCGCCCTGCACTGCAATGGTGCTGATGTGGGGGTACCTTTGCTATGGCAATCAGGGACACACGTTGGTCATGGTGGCAGTTAATTCTTTGGCGATGTTGTTTCTGTATGCGCCCTTAGGGCGTTGGTTGTTGGCTGCCAATGATTTGACTGTACCTTGGGAAACGATCGCCTTGTCCGTCTTAATTTACGTTGGGTTACCGCTGATTGCGGGAATGTATTCGCGCTACTGGATTTTCAAATACAAAGGGCGTGAATGGTTTGAGCAGAAGTTTCTCAAATATCTGAGTCCGATCGCGATCAGTGCGCTATTGGTGACGCTGGTATTACTGTTTGCTTTCAAAGGAGAGTTAATTGTTAACAATCCTCTGCATATTTTGTTAATTGCAGTCCCGTTGTTTATTCAAACCAATTTCATTTTTCTAATCTCCTATGTTGCTGCCCAACGAATGAAACTGGCTTATGAGGATGCTGCACCAGCTGCCTTAATAGGAGCTAGTAACCATTTTGAGGTAGCGATCGCGACTGCCGTTGTGTTGTTCGGCTTAAATTCTGGTGCTGCTCTGGCAACGGTAGTAGGAGTGCTGATTGAAGTGCCAGTGATGTTAATGCTTGTGGAATTTTGTAAACGAACCGCGATGTGGTTTCCTAGAGAACCCGAAAAAGCAACACTGCGCGATCCACGTTGTGTAAGTTCATATCGTTAA
- a CDS encoding phosphate ABC transporter substrate-binding protein, PhoT family (IMG reference gene:2510097831~TIGRFAM: phosphate binding protein) — translation MLDNTLIKSRLSVLAIAATLALGACTQPKQTDAPKLAGPPAGKIVADGSSTVYPVTDAVAKAFRATPEGAKAEIEVKFAGTTAGFRRFCAGETDISNASRPILKEEMSTCVRNGVAFIELPVAFDALTIAVNPQNSWAQDITVDELKKVWERSAQGKITNWKQIRPSYPDQPLTLFGAGADSGTFDYFNEAITGSKDNARADYVGSEDDRILVQGINKFPGALGYIPHAYYKQSQGAVKALPVDNGKGPVPPDDENIKNATYQPLSRPLFIYVNSKSAQDKRELRAFVEFYLKNAPSLVETVGYLPLPEDAYRLAEIQFTRGQIGTAFEGVPEPNVTVTEVLRRQTIFQEEQASK, via the coding sequence ATGCTTGACAACACACTCATTAAATCGAGGCTATCGGTTCTTGCGATCGCCGCAACACTTGCACTAGGTGCCTGCACTCAACCGAAGCAGACAGATGCTCCCAAACTCGCTGGACCACCTGCCGGAAAAATCGTGGCAGATGGTTCCAGTACAGTCTATCCAGTCACCGATGCTGTTGCTAAGGCCTTTCGCGCTACACCAGAAGGTGCCAAAGCCGAGATTGAAGTGAAATTCGCTGGAACAACTGCTGGATTTCGGCGATTTTGTGCCGGTGAAACTGACATCAGCAACGCTTCCCGCCCTATCCTGAAAGAAGAGATGTCAACCTGCGTAAGAAATGGGGTGGCTTTCATCGAACTGCCAGTCGCGTTTGATGCACTTACTATTGCAGTCAATCCACAAAATTCCTGGGCACAAGACATTACCGTTGATGAATTAAAGAAAGTGTGGGAAAGATCTGCTCAAGGCAAGATCACCAATTGGAAACAGATTCGCCCTTCCTATCCAGATCAACCCCTGACGCTGTTTGGAGCCGGAGCCGACTCTGGAACTTTTGACTATTTCAACGAAGCGATTACGGGAAGTAAAGATAATGCGCGTGCTGATTATGTAGGCAGTGAGGACGATCGCATTCTGGTGCAAGGGATTAACAAATTTCCAGGCGCACTAGGATATATTCCCCATGCTTATTACAAGCAAAGTCAGGGAGCAGTGAAAGCACTACCTGTTGATAATGGCAAAGGACCAGTTCCACCTGATGATGAAAACATTAAAAATGCCACCTACCAACCACTTTCGCGTCCCTTATTTATCTATGTCAACTCAAAGTCGGCTCAGGATAAGCGAGAACTGAGGGCATTCGTGGAGTTTTATCTTAAAAATGCACCAAGTCTAGTTGAAACGGTCGGCTATTTGCCACTACCAGAAGATGCCTATCGCCTGGCAGAGATTCAATTTACACGAGGGCAGATTGGCACAGCTTTCGAAGGTGTACCGGAACCAAATGTCACAGTGACTGAAGTGCTTCGTAGACAAACCATTTTTCAGGAAGAACAAGCAAGCAAATAG
- a CDS encoding putative transcriptional regulator (IMG reference gene:2510097832~PFAM: Bacterial regulatory protein, arsR family), with protein MTSLTISSHAVLTGFHALSDPLRIQTLELLRSEELCVCDLCEILGVTQSKLSFHLKTLKEAGLVRSRQQGKWIYYSLNLPQLVVLEQYLAEFRRFSSMLPTRRCQEED; from the coding sequence ATGACATCCCTAACTATCTCCTCCCATGCCGTATTAACTGGATTTCACGCTTTATCTGATCCACTGCGAATTCAAACCCTGGAACTTTTGAGAAGTGAAGAATTGTGCGTATGTGACCTTTGTGAAATCTTAGGTGTCACTCAATCCAAACTATCCTTTCATCTCAAAACTCTGAAAGAAGCTGGACTGGTGCGATCGCGCCAGCAAGGAAAGTGGATTTACTACAGCCTGAACTTACCGCAACTGGTTGTGCTAGAGCAGTACTTAGCAGAGTTTCGCCGCTTTAGCTCTATGTTGCCAACTCGCCGATGTCAGGAAGAGGATTAG
- a CDS encoding PEP-CTERM putative exosortase interaction domain-containing protein (IMG reference gene:2510097833~TIGRFAM: PEP-CTERM protein sorting domain): protein MRTLQIPQLLQTTLVSSALVAFSTGLPATAATFIPTPLFELVASYSTTIPRADGGVDPAKIYYPVSSSTRTVPTDLPVALFLQGALVHQVDYADFASIVARYGFTVIVPNHFRTLVDPVAGPFPGLFPEQQQVNDVLVFLKTENTDTASPIAGRLDTNKLGLLGHSFGGAVGLAAVQDTCVPILCTGQYTRPPELKAGAFYGTTFFDPRFQNTIPPINNQGIPVALIAGSQDGVAPLSAVAATYEQIQDLPKALITVLGANHYGITNADNLVREPNRPTLEQAVAIETIARWSALFLRATILDDADAFHDVFNMGDALDPNVTATAAVPEPGSVMGFVVFTGGSLLLKRRRQSFQSHKPPISE, encoded by the coding sequence ATGCGTACGTTACAGATCCCCCAACTACTACAAACAACCTTAGTAAGTTCTGCTCTGGTTGCATTCAGTACCGGACTTCCCGCAACCGCCGCGACCTTTATTCCTACACCATTATTTGAACTTGTTGCCAGCTACAGCACCACAATCCCCAGGGCTGATGGAGGAGTAGACCCAGCAAAAATTTATTATCCAGTATCATCCAGTACCAGAACTGTTCCAACAGATCTGCCAGTTGCTCTCTTCCTGCAAGGAGCACTTGTTCATCAGGTAGACTATGCTGATTTTGCTAGTATCGTTGCACGCTATGGATTTACTGTTATCGTTCCCAATCACTTCAGAACGCTTGTAGATCCAGTCGCTGGACCATTTCCAGGACTGTTTCCAGAACAGCAACAGGTGAATGATGTCTTAGTCTTTCTTAAAACTGAGAATACCGATACAGCTTCTCCAATCGCCGGACGATTGGATACAAACAAATTGGGGTTGTTAGGACACTCCTTTGGGGGTGCCGTAGGGTTAGCTGCTGTGCAAGATACCTGTGTGCCTATCCTTTGTACCGGGCAATACACCCGACCACCAGAATTGAAAGCTGGCGCTTTTTATGGAACGACCTTTTTTGATCCGCGCTTTCAGAACACCATTCCCCCCATCAACAATCAGGGAATCCCCGTTGCATTGATTGCTGGGAGTCAAGACGGAGTTGCCCCTTTATCTGCTGTAGCAGCAACTTATGAACAAATTCAAGACCTGCCAAAAGCGCTAATTACTGTGCTTGGTGCTAACCATTACGGAATCACCAACGCTGATAATTTAGTCCGTGAGCCTAATCGTCCGACTTTGGAACAAGCAGTTGCCATTGAGACGATCGCTCGTTGGAGTGCGTTATTTCTACGAGCAACTATCTTAGACGACGCAGATGCTTTTCACGATGTGTTTAATATGGGGGATGCTCTAGATCCGAATGTGACAGCAACGGCTGCCGTACCTGAACCGGGATCTGTTATGGGATTTGTCGTGTTTACAGGTGGTTCGCTCTTGCTCAAACGGCGACGACAATCTTTTCAGTCCCACAAGCCACCAATTTCCGAGTAA
- a CDS encoding putative Blt101-like protein (IMG reference gene:2510097834~PFAM: Uncharacterized protein family UPF0057) encodes MKIARFVLGLLLPPVGVFFTYGLSTTLLINILLTMLGWVPGVIHAVWAIAKHAEKTHQQPGAV; translated from the coding sequence ATGAAAATTGCTCGTTTTGTTCTAGGGTTGCTTTTGCCTCCGGTTGGTGTTTTTTTCACCTATGGTTTGAGCACTACATTGTTGATTAATATTCTGCTAACAATGCTGGGTTGGGTGCCTGGTGTGATCCACGCTGTCTGGGCGATCGCAAAACATGCAGAAAAAACGCATCAACAACCTGGTGCTGTTTAA
- a CDS encoding putative membrane protein (IMG reference gene:2510097835~PFAM: Membrane protein of unknown function) — protein MFGFFLTTLIGALGLLVVDLVIPGVTIATFPSALLAAIAIGVVNGSVKPVLSVLSLPINFLTLGAFSLVVNGVCFWLASLFVPGFAVHGLLAMILAPVVLSFATTFLNRYFVEKGFGKAIASDAATPTLTPKQ, from the coding sequence ATGTTTGGATTTTTTCTAACCACATTGATCGGCGCATTGGGGCTATTAGTAGTTGATCTGGTAATTCCAGGGGTGACGATCGCGACTTTTCCATCAGCACTATTAGCGGCGATCGCGATTGGCGTTGTGAATGGCTCGGTTAAGCCTGTATTATCAGTTCTGTCATTGCCGATTAACTTTCTAACCCTGGGTGCGTTTTCGCTAGTAGTTAACGGTGTGTGTTTCTGGTTGGCATCGTTGTTCGTTCCTGGCTTTGCTGTGCATGGGTTGCTGGCAATGATTTTGGCTCCAGTAGTCCTCTCTTTTGCGACCACGTTCTTAAACAGGTACTTTGTAGAAAAAGGCTTTGGAAAAGCGATCGCATCTGATGCGGCTACACCAACCCTCACCCCTAAACAGTAA
- a CDS encoding CDP-glucose 4,6-dehydratase (IMG reference gene:2510097836~PFAM: NAD dependent epimerase/dehydratase family~TIGRFAM: CDP-glucose 4,6-dehydratase), whose amino-acid sequence MDLDFWQGKRVLLTGHTGFKGSWLSLWLQSVGVELVGYALQPPTNPSLFEIARVANEMTSIMGDISDYEHLRQVVVEFQPEIVIHMAAQTVVSTSYLDPVANYSTNVMGTAHILEAIRQVSSVRSVVIITSDKCYENREWVWGYRETDALGGYDPYSSSKACAELVSAAYRNSFFNPNNYSEHGVAIATARAGNVIAGGDWTASGLIADIVRSLLQNQPVQIRNPYATRPWQHVLDALNGYLILAENLYHKGPAFTEAWNFGPYESSIKPVGWIVEHMLSLWGEGAAWELDKASHFHEQISLGLDSSKARIKMGWRPKLSLEAALEQIVSWSKAYRAGEDMNQLTKATIHQFMEMN is encoded by the coding sequence ATGGATTTGGATTTCTGGCAGGGAAAGCGAGTCCTGTTGACAGGGCATACAGGATTTAAGGGGAGTTGGTTATCCCTTTGGCTTCAATCAGTGGGTGTGGAACTTGTTGGCTATGCACTCCAGCCACCAACCAATCCCAGCCTGTTTGAAATTGCCCGTGTAGCTAATGAAATGACATCAATCATGGGTGATATTTCTGACTATGAGCATTTACGGCAGGTTGTTGTTGAATTTCAACCAGAGATTGTCATCCATATGGCAGCTCAAACGGTAGTGAGCACTTCCTATCTAGATCCAGTCGCAAACTACAGCACAAATGTCATGGGTACTGCTCATATTCTTGAAGCAATTCGTCAAGTAAGCAGTGTCCGGTCAGTGGTCATTATCACTTCAGATAAGTGTTACGAGAATCGAGAATGGGTTTGGGGTTATCGAGAAACTGATGCATTAGGTGGTTACGATCCCTACAGTAGTAGTAAAGCCTGTGCTGAACTAGTTTCAGCAGCTTACCGTAACTCATTCTTTAACCCGAATAATTACTCAGAGCATGGCGTAGCAATTGCCACTGCACGGGCTGGAAATGTGATTGCTGGAGGAGATTGGACTGCTAGTGGGCTAATCGCTGACATTGTGCGATCGCTACTACAAAATCAGCCTGTTCAAATCCGCAACCCCTACGCAACTCGCCCTTGGCAGCACGTGTTAGATGCGCTGAATGGATATTTGATATTGGCAGAGAATCTATACCACAAAGGACCTGCGTTTACTGAAGCTTGGAATTTTGGTCCCTACGAGTCATCTATTAAGCCCGTTGGATGGATTGTGGAGCACATGCTGTCACTGTGGGGCGAGGGGGCTGCCTGGGAACTGGATAAAGCCAGCCACTTTCACGAACAAATTTCCTTAGGACTTGATAGTTCAAAAGCTCGAATCAAAATGGGATGGCGTCCCAAACTATCACTAGAAGCCGCACTAGAACAAATTGTCTCATGGTCTAAAGCCTATCGTGCAGGAGAAGACATGAACCAACTTACTAAGGCAACTATTCACCAATTCATGGAAATGAATTGA
- a CDS encoding methyltransferase family protein (IMG reference gene:2510097837~PFAM: C-methyltransferase; Hypothetical methyltransferase), whose product MVATQKINDVKLSDQLPVKLPCCQFCKNPLHHTLVDLGMSPLCESYVSVEQLNQMEAFYPLHVRVCDRCFLVQLEAYVSPEHIFTEYAYFSSYADTWLQHCKAYTDLVVERFHLNSQSQVVELASNDGYLLQYFVEKGIPVLGVEPATNIAKVAIEKGIPTVNEFFGQKCARKLVQQGKQADLIAANNVLAHVPDLNDFVAGIKILLKPRGVATGEIQHLMRLMESNQFDTIYHEHFCYHTFTTLEKIFAAHGLILFDVEELPTHGGSLRIYARHQDDATKPISDRAIALKAREAAEGFTSLERYTNFEHQVRETKRKLLDFLIVKKREGKTIVGYGAPGKGNTLLNYCGIRTDFLDYTVDRNPYKQGKFLPGTHIPIYHPNKIQETKPDYVLILPWNFKEEIMKQMSFIREWGGQFVVPIPEVTVFS is encoded by the coding sequence ATGGTCGCAACTCAAAAAATAAATGATGTGAAGCTGTCGGATCAGCTCCCTGTAAAGCTTCCGTGTTGTCAGTTCTGTAAAAATCCCCTGCACCATACTCTGGTTGATTTGGGCATGTCACCTTTATGTGAAAGCTATGTGAGTGTTGAGCAACTCAACCAGATGGAGGCATTTTACCCACTGCATGTACGAGTATGCGATCGCTGTTTTCTAGTGCAGCTAGAGGCATACGTGAGTCCGGAGCATATCTTTACTGAATATGCATACTTTTCATCCTATGCTGATACTTGGTTACAGCATTGCAAAGCCTACACAGATTTGGTGGTAGAGCGGTTTCACCTCAATAGTCAAAGCCAAGTTGTAGAACTTGCCAGCAATGACGGTTACCTGTTGCAGTATTTTGTTGAAAAAGGCATTCCTGTATTAGGGGTTGAACCTGCCACTAATATTGCTAAAGTTGCAATTGAGAAAGGCATTCCAACTGTTAATGAGTTCTTCGGGCAGAAGTGCGCCCGCAAGCTAGTGCAACAAGGTAAGCAAGCTGACCTCATCGCAGCCAATAACGTGCTGGCACATGTCCCAGATTTGAATGATTTTGTTGCTGGGATTAAGATTTTGCTGAAACCTCGAGGGGTCGCAACTGGAGAAATTCAGCACTTGATGCGATTGATGGAGTCCAACCAGTTTGACACCATTTACCACGAACATTTCTGTTATCACACATTTACCACGCTTGAAAAAATCTTTGCTGCTCACGGTTTAATTCTCTTTGATGTTGAAGAACTACCAACTCATGGCGGCTCGCTACGAATCTATGCACGTCATCAAGATGATGCAACCAAGCCCATTAGCGATCGTGCAATTGCCCTGAAAGCCCGTGAAGCAGCAGAAGGTTTTACAAGTCTTGAACGCTACACTAACTTCGAGCATCAGGTTCGAGAAACAAAACGGAAATTGCTTGATTTCTTGATTGTCAAGAAGCGAGAAGGTAAAACTATTGTTGGCTATGGAGCACCTGGAAAAGGTAATACACTGCTCAACTATTGTGGCATTCGTACTGACTTTTTAGATTACACCGTTGATCGCAACCCTTACAAGCAAGGGAAATTTCTACCAGGAACTCACATCCCGATTTACCATCCCAATAAGATTCAAGAAACTAAACCTGATTATGTACTGATTCTTCCCTGGAATTTTAAGGAAGAAATTATGAAACAAATGAGCTTCATTCGTGAGTGGGGCGGACAGTTTGTAGTCCCTATTCCTGAAGTAACCGTATTTTCCTAA
- a CDS encoding hypothetical protein (IMG reference gene:2510097838~PFAM: Domain of unknown function (DUF2172)) gives MNACANACDLEQLSSKMYHLISELYPICRSITGNGVRKTLHILQQYISLEMHEVPTGTQVFDWTVPKEWNVRDAYVKNSLGERVIDFQASNLHLLNYSVPIHQIMSFSELKGHLFTLPDHPDWIPYRTSYYNENWGFCLSHNALQNLQDDEYEVYVDTSLEEGSLTYGEYYLPGEIEEEVLFSCHVCHPSLCNDNLSGIALATFLAKHLSSLPRRYSYRFLFIPGTIGSITWLSLNESITHRIKHGLVISGVGDAGKMTYKKSRRGNAEIDQAVIHVLKHSGEDYAIEEFSPYGYDERQYCSPGFNLPIGRLGRTPFGKYPEYHTSADNLEFIKLDCLINSFTTYLDIIEVLEYNKKYLNTNPKCEPQLGKRGLYSTLGGYQSTQKAQMAMLWILNLSDGSHSLLEIAAKANIEFQLIHKIARKLQQNGLLVSV, from the coding sequence ATGAACGCTTGTGCAAATGCTTGTGACCTTGAGCAACTTAGCTCAAAAATGTATCATCTGATTTCTGAGCTATACCCCATTTGTCGTAGCATTACTGGCAATGGAGTACGCAAAACCTTGCATATTTTACAGCAGTATATCTCACTTGAGATGCATGAAGTTCCTACAGGGACACAGGTATTCGACTGGACTGTCCCCAAGGAGTGGAATGTTCGTGATGCATATGTCAAAAACTCATTGGGAGAGCGAGTCATTGACTTTCAAGCCTCTAACTTACACCTCTTAAACTACAGCGTTCCAATCCATCAAATAATGTCCTTCTCTGAGTTAAAAGGGCATTTATTCACTCTCCCAGATCATCCTGATTGGATTCCTTACCGTACCTCTTATTACAATGAAAACTGGGGATTTTGTTTAAGTCATAATGCGCTTCAAAATCTCCAGGATGATGAATACGAAGTTTATGTTGATACTTCGTTGGAAGAAGGATCTTTAACCTATGGAGAATATTACCTTCCTGGAGAAATTGAGGAGGAAGTACTGTTCTCTTGCCATGTCTGTCATCCTTCCCTCTGTAATGACAATCTTTCAGGGATTGCCCTTGCTACCTTTTTAGCAAAGCACCTCAGCTCGCTACCGAGACGGTACTCTTACCGCTTCTTATTCATTCCTGGAACCATTGGTTCAATTACCTGGCTTAGCTTGAATGAATCCATTACCCACCGCATTAAGCATGGTTTAGTCATATCGGGGGTAGGAGATGCTGGCAAGATGACTTATAAAAAAAGTCGTCGTGGCAATGCAGAAATTGATCAAGCTGTGATTCATGTTCTAAAGCATTCAGGAGAAGACTACGCGATCGAAGAGTTTTCCCCCTACGGTTATGATGAACGTCAGTATTGTTCACCCGGTTTCAATTTACCTATCGGACGTTTAGGCAGAACTCCTTTCGGAAAATATCCAGAGTATCACACCTCAGCAGATAACTTAGAGTTTATCAAGCTCGATTGTTTAATTAATTCATTTACAACTTATCTAGATATTATCGAAGTTCTAGAATATAACAAAAAGTACCTTAACACAAATCCAAAGTGTGAGCCTCAATTAGGTAAAAGAGGTCTTTACAGTACATTGGGAGGCTATCAAAGTACTCAGAAAGCTCAAATGGCAATGTTATGGATTCTAAATCTGTCAGATGGTTCACATTCTCTTCTAGAAATTGCTGCAAAAGCAAATATTGAGTTCCAATTAATTCACAAGATAGCTAGGAAACTTCAACAAAATGGCTTATTAGTTTCGGTATAA
- a CDS encoding Nucleoside-diphosphate-sugar pyrophosphorylase family protein (IMG reference gene:2510097839~PFAM: Nucleotidyl transferase~TIGRFAM: glucose-1-phosphate cytidylyltransferase), translated as MKVVLFCGGLGTRLREYSDTIPKPMVDIGYRPIIWHLMRYYAHFGHKDFILCLGYKGDHIKNYFLNYNECLSNNFTLSKGGKSIHLQTSDIEDWTITFVDTGLSSNIGQRLVAVKPYLEGEEAFLANYADGLSDLDLNVYLDHFYRQAKIASFLAVQPSQSFHVVSLNDDALVENIQPVGDSNLWINGGFFALKQEIFDYIHDGEELVLEPFQRLIQRKELIAYRNPGFWACMDTLKEKMMFDEMYARGNTPWAVWETSQKSLIDYSEKLRPSSMTGKRLLAKESA; from the coding sequence ATGAAAGTTGTTTTATTCTGTGGTGGTTTAGGCACACGCCTAAGAGAGTATTCTGATACGATTCCGAAGCCAATGGTTGATATTGGCTATCGTCCTATTATTTGGCATTTAATGCGATATTATGCTCATTTCGGGCATAAAGATTTCATCTTATGCCTTGGCTACAAGGGAGACCACATTAAGAATTATTTCCTTAATTACAATGAGTGTTTGTCAAATAACTTTACCCTATCTAAAGGTGGTAAAAGTATTCATCTGCAAACGAGTGACATTGAGGACTGGACAATTACATTTGTTGATACTGGATTGAGTTCTAACATCGGGCAGAGACTTGTGGCTGTTAAACCCTATTTGGAAGGTGAGGAAGCTTTTCTTGCAAATTATGCAGATGGGCTTAGTGATCTTGACCTTAACGTATATCTTGATCATTTTTACAGACAAGCTAAAATTGCTAGCTTCTTAGCGGTTCAGCCATCCCAATCGTTTCATGTCGTTTCTCTAAATGATGATGCCCTAGTAGAAAACATTCAGCCTGTTGGCGATTCAAATTTATGGATTAATGGCGGTTTTTTTGCTCTAAAGCAAGAGATTTTTGATTACATCCATGACGGAGAAGAATTAGTCCTTGAACCATTTCAGCGCTTGATTCAACGAAAAGAGCTAATTGCTTATAGAAATCCAGGTTTCTGGGCATGCATGGATACATTAAAAGAAAAGATGATGTTTGATGAAATGTATGCTAGGGGCAACACTCCCTGGGCTGTCTGGGAGACCTCTCAAAAATCTCTAATAGATTATTCCGAAAAGCTGAGACCGTCCTCAATGACTGGAAAGCGTCTTCTTGCAAAAGAAAGTGCTTGA